DNA sequence from the Pseudomonas fluorescens Q2-87 genome:
ACCGGCGGGTGTAGGGCGTCGAATCCCAGACGCCGATACGCAGGTTGGACGCTTCTTCGACAAACAGATTGTGCGAGCGACATTGGGGCGGCGGGCTGATCAGAATCTCACCATCCGGCGCCGCGGAGGGCGAGAGATGGGTGTGGGCGGGGAGCGCCGTTAGCCCGGGATGACGCGCGTCAACTACCGGGACATCAGCACAGAATGCCCACAGAGACTCCGCTTGCGCCTCGATCTCAAGGGCCGTCCCCAGACCGATCACCGCGCTCTCACCCGGCTTGAGCTGCAGCGTTTGCGCCTGACTCCTGAGGGTGACCGCGCCCGCATGCACCACGATGGTTTCATTGAAGGGGTAGTCGTCGACGCTGAACCGGCCACTCGCCCGGACCACACCGGCAGCCATGCCATCCGCCCCGGCATAGGCGATGAGTCGGTCAAACGGATCATCGGCGCCCAGCGAGCCTGATGTGAAAGAGGTTGAAGCGAGACGGCCGTCGGCGTGTGCCAACAGCACTGCGGTCGGTTCGAGCATGAAAATGATTCTCCAGGGCAACGTTGATGAGGACGGTTTTTTCAGCCAATGGCCTGGGTCACCAGCACGAACTGCCGCACCGCGCCGGTAGCCTCTGGGGGTGTGCCCCGTGCCATCTGGGCGACCGTGTCGACGTGCTTGAGCCCGGCCTCTTCCAACCAAGGTGCCAAGCCGCTGTTTGAGGGAATGTCGATGCGGACAAAAGCATCCGGCACCTTGGCCAGCAGCACTGCGATCAAGTGCCGGGCCTGCTCCAGGTCTTGAGCGACGACCGGACCAATGCAGCGACCACGGCCAAAAGGGCGTAGCAAGGCGAAGGCGCACAAGCGACCGTCCCGTTCCACGCCCACGGCCTCTTCAACCACTTGGAACAGGTCGTTCAATACGGCTTCGCGGTCCAGCCCACTGGCGGCATTGGCCAGGCTGACCAGCTCGGGCTGATCGGCTTCGCTCAGCGAACGGCAGCGCTCGCCGACGGCCAATGCCTGCGGGGCCGGTGCCTGCGCTTGTCCTTGATGCTGCTGGACGTGCCCAAAGTCGACGAACCCCTGGCTCGCATAAAGCGGAGCACCGGCCAGCGTCGCATTGAGGATGGGGGTTCTTGAACCGCACGCCTCGATAGCCAGCTCCATCAGTTTGCGACCGATGCCCTGGCCCTGGTATTCATCATCGACGATGACCAAACCAATGGTGGCGTGGCTCCCCTGCGGGCAGGTGAACGCGGTGCCGATCAAACGGCCTCGATCCTCGACGACAAAACCCTGGGCGACGCGCTGCAGCATCGCCCAGTCTTCCAGGCGATGAGGCCATTTCAACTGCACGGACAAGGCATGCGCCGCAGGGACATCGGCGGCCGTCATGGAACGATAGAAGTAGGTGGGGCGTTGCGAAGTGGACATGGCAGATCACCATTGAGAAGGTACTGATCGGACGGTTTTAATCCGCTGAAAGCCTTTGTATCTCACCTGCCAAGGGGCCTGGCAAGGGCCTCGGGTGGATTCGGCAGGTTCACTAAGCAGCGGCTGCGTCGACCACATTT
Encoded proteins:
- a CDS encoding GNAT family N-acetyltransferase, encoding MSTSQRPTYFYRSMTAADVPAAHALSVQLKWPHRLEDWAMLQRVAQGFVVEDRGRLIGTAFTCPQGSHATIGLVIVDDEYQGQGIGRKLMELAIEACGSRTPILNATLAGAPLYASQGFVDFGHVQQHQGQAQAPAPQALAVGERCRSLSEADQPELVSLANAASGLDREAVLNDLFQVVEEAVGVERDGRLCAFALLRPFGRGRCIGPVVAQDLEQARHLIAVLLAKVPDAFVRIDIPSNSGLAPWLEEAGLKHVDTVAQMARGTPPEATGAVRQFVLVTQAIG
- a CDS encoding cupin domain-containing protein codes for the protein MLEPTAVLLAHADGRLASTSFTSGSLGADDPFDRLIAYAGADGMAAGVVRASGRFSVDDYPFNETIVVHAGAVTLRSQAQTLQLKPGESAVIGLGTALEIEAQAESLWAFCADVPVVDARHPGLTALPAHTHLSPSAAPDGEILISPPPQCRSHNLFVEEASNLRIGVWDSTPYTRRSRPHKLHELMHVLEGSITLQTADGSDLTVNTGDTVFVPLNAPCAWQSSVYVRKVYVVK